The DNA region CGCGGCGAGAAATAGCAGGAGTAACCGGACATGCCCAGGTCACTGAAGAAGGGTCCCTTCGTGGACGCCTCGATAGTCAAGAAAGTGCAAAAGGCCGCCGAGACCCAGGACCGCCGCGTCATCAAGACCTGGTCCAGGCGCTCCACCATCCTTCCGGACATGGTCGGCATGACCTTCGCGGTGCACAACGGCCGCAAGTTCATCCCGGTCTTCGTGACCGAGAACATGGTCGGTCACAAGCTTGGCGAGTTCGCGCCTACCCGGACCTTCTTCGGCCACTCGGTGGACAAGAAGTCCAAGGCCGCGGGCAAGAAGTAGGGAGAGGGAACGATGGAAGCCAAAGCCGTCGCCAAGTTCGTGCGCATCTCGCCGCGCAAGACCCGGCTCGTCGCCGACAACATCAAGGGGATGCCTGTGGAGGACGCCATGAACGTCCTTCGCTTCACCCCCAAAAAGGCCGCCAAGGAACTGAACAAGGTCCTGCGCTCGGCCATAGCCAATGCCGGTCAACTGCCCGGTGTGGATGTGGACTCGCTCTACATCAAGAGTGTCATCGTCAACGAGGGTCCCACCTGGAAGCGGATCATGCCTCGCGCCATGGGCCGCGCCTACCGTATCCTCAAGAGGACCAGCCACATCACCATCGTGGTTGACGAGAGCTAAGGGGACGTCATGGGTCAGAAAGTACATCCCTACGGGTTCAGGCTCGGGTACAACAAGAACTGGCTTTCCCGCTGGTTCAGCAAGAAAGACTACCCCGGCTTCGTGCTCGAGGACGACAAGATTCGCAAGTACGCGAAAAAGGTGCTCTTCCACGCTGGCATCTCGAAAATCGAGATCGAACGCGCGGGCGGCAAGGTCCGGATCATCGTGCACACCGCGCGTCCCGGCATCGTGATCGGACGTAAGGGCGTGGAGATCGAGAAAATCCGCGACAACATGCGCAAGAAGTTCGGACGCGAAATCGCCATCGAGGTTGTCGAGATCCGCCGTCCCGAGACCGACGCCCAACTCGTGGCCGAGTCCATCGCCACCCAGCTTGAGCGTCGCGTGGCCTTCCGTCGCGCCATGAAGCGCACTGTGGGCATTGCCCGCAAGTTCGGCGCCGAAGGCATCAAGGTCGCCTGCGCAGGTCGCCTGGCCGGAGCCGAGATCGCCCGCAGCGAGTGGTATCGCGACGGCCGCGTGCCCCTGCAGACCCTCCGCGCGGACCTGGACTTCGGCTTTGCCGAGGCCAAGACCACGTATGGCGTCATTGGCGTCAAGGTCTGGATTTTCAAGGGTGAGATTCTGGATGAGGTGGAACAATAATGCTCGCTCCCAAGAGACTGAAATTTCGTAAGCGGCAAAAGGGCCGCCTCAAGGGCAACGCGCAGACCGGCAACCTCGTCTCGTTCGGCGAGGTCGGTCTGAAGTGTCTTGAGCACGGCAAGATCACGGCGCAGCAGATCGAGGCCGCCCGTATCGCCATCACCCGTCACGTCAAGCGCGGCGGCAAGGTCTGGATCCGGATATTCCCGGATCATCCGATCACCGCCAAGCCCGCCGAAGTCCGTCAGGGCAAGGGTAAGGGCGCGCCTGTCGGCTGGGTCGCCCCGGTGCAGCCCGGACGGATCATGTACGAACTCGCCGGCGTGGACATCGAGGTGGCCAAGGTCGCCCTGACCCGCGCCGCGCACAAGCTGCCGGTGAAGACGGCCATCGTGGTCAGGGAGGCGATCTAAGATGGAAATGAAAGCCATCCGCGAACTGGACGCTGGAAAACTGGACGCCAAGCTTGCCGAGTTCCGCCAGGAACTCTTCAACCTTCGCTTCCAGCACGCCACCGCGCAGCTTGAGAACACGCAGCGCATCAAGGCCGTGAAGCAGTCCATCGCCCGCATCCTCACCGTGAAGAACGATTCAGGCAAGGCGTAGGTGACACGCATGATCGAGAAGAAGAGCAACAAGCGGGAATTCGTGGGCGAGGTCGTCTCCGACAAGAACGACAAAACCATTGTCGTCAGCGTCGAGACCTTGGTCAAGCACCCGCTGCTTGGCAAGTACATCCGCCGTCGCAACAAGTTCATGGCGCACGATCCGAACAATGAGTGCGCCATCGGTGACAAGGTGCAGATCGTCGAGTCCCGGCCGCTGTCCGCCCGGAAGCGCTGGCATCTCGTTAAGATCGTGGAAAAAGCTGTCTAAGCTTTCGTAAAGGAAAACGGCAATGATCCAGGTTCAATCCCGGCTCGACGTCGCGGACAATTCCGGCGCCAAGGAAGTCATGTGCATCAAGGTGCTGGGCGGTTCCAAGCGTCGTTACGCGAGCGTCGGCGACATCATCGTGGTTTCGGTCAAGGACGCCATGCCCCACGCCAAGGTGAAGAAGGGCGACGTCATGTTCGCGGTTGTGGTGCGGACCAAGAAGGAGATCGGTCGTCCCGACGGCACCTTCATCAAGTTCGACAACAACTCCGCCGTCATTTTGTCCAAGCAGTTCGAGCCCGTCGGCACCCGCATTTTCGGTCCCGTGGCCAGGGAACTGCGCGGCAAGAACTTCATGAAGATCGTCTCCCTGGCCCCCGAAGTGCTGTAGGCCGAGGAACGGGGAAGGAGAGCGAGGAATACCATGGAAGCCAAGAATTATCGCGTCCGCAAGGACGACAAGGTCCAGATCCTGGCTGGCAAGGACAAGGGCAAGGTCGGCAAGGTGCTGAAGGTCCTGAAGAAGAGGGACTGCGTCATCGTCGAGAAGGTGAACGTGGTCAAGCGCCATACCCGCGGCAACCCTTACAGCGGCCAGGCCGGCGGCATCCTGGACAAGGAAGCCCCGATCCACGTGTCCAACGTGGCCGTCGTTTGCGACGCCTGCACCAAGGCCACCCGCGTCGGGTACCGCTACACCGAGGACGGAACCAAGGTGCGTTTCTGCAAGAAATGCAACGAGATCATCAAGGCGGGATAGCACCATGACGACTCTGGAAAAGCTGTACAAGGAAAAGATCGCCCCCGAACTGACCAAGGAGTTCGGATACAAGTCGTCGATGCAGATCCCCCGGCTGCGCTCGGTGCATCTGAACATCGGTCTTGGCGAGGCCAGCCAGAACCACAAGCTGATCGAGGAGGCGGTGAACGAGCTGACCCGTATCTCCGGTCAGAAGGCCGTGATCACCAAGGCCAAGAAGTCCATCGCTTCGTTCAAGCTTCGTGAAGGGCAGCCCGTGGGTTGCCGCGTGACGCTGCGTGGCGAGCGCATGTGGGATTTCATCGACAAGCTGGTGAACTTCTCCCTGCCGCGCGTCCGCGACTTCCGTGGTGTGCAGGACAAGGGATTCGATGGACGCGGCAACTTCACCATGGGCGTCCGCGAGCACACCATCTTCCCCGAGATCGACATCGAAAAAGTTGATCGGGTGAAGGGCATGAACATCACCTTTGTCACGACCGCGTCCAGCGACAAGGAGTCCAAGCAACTCCTGTCCCTGCTCGGCATGCCCTTCAGGAAATAAGGAGTTTCGAAATGGCCCGCACCTCTCTTATGGTCAAGGCGCGCCGCAAGCCCAAGTTTTCCGCCCGCGCCTACAACCGCTGCCCCATCTGCGGCCGGTCGCGCGCGTATCTTCGCAGGTATGGCGTCTGCCGTATCTGCTTCCGCAACAAGGCCCTGCGCGGCGAACTGCCCGGCGTGCGCAAGTCGAGCTGGTAGTCGAGAAAGGCAGTAGTGAGGAGAATGAGCAATGGCTGTGAGTGATCCCGTTGCCGACATGCTGGCCCGGCTGCGCAACGCGCACCAGGGGCTGCACGCCAAGGTCAACGTGCCCGTTTCCAAGATGAAGGCCGACATCGCGCGCATCCTGAAGGATGAAGGCTTCATCGCCGACTACGAGGTCGGCGAGCGCGACATGGTCGTCACCCTGAAGTACGTAGGCGGCAAGCCGGTCATTACCGGTACCAAGAAGGTCTCCAAGCCCGGCCGACGCGTGTATGTCGGCGTTGGTGAGATCCCGCGCGTGCGCAACGGCCTGGGCATCTGTGTCCTGTCCACCTCCAAGGGGGTCATGGACGGGGAGAGAGCCGCCACCGAAAAGGTCGGCGGCGAGCTGCTCTGCGAAATCTGGTAAGGGGAATCGAACCATGTCCAGAATCGGCAAGAATCATATCGATCTGCCCAGCGGCGTCGAGGTGAGGGTCGGAATCGACACCATCGAGATCAAGGGCCCCAAGGGCGCCCTGATCACGCCGCGTCACGAGAAGATCGCCTACGAGATCGAGGGCTCCACCGTGCGTCTGACGCGGGTGGACGAGAGCCGTGCCGCGCGTGAGCAGCACGGTCTGCGCCGCACCCTGCTCGCCAACTGCGTCGAGGGTGTGACCAAGGGCTACCAGAAGGAGCTCGAGGTCGTGGGCGTCGGTTACAAGCTTCAGGTCCAGGGCGCGAGCGTGGTGCTCTCGGTGGGATACTCCCATCCCGTGAACTTCCCGCTGCCCAAGGGCATTGAGGCCAAGGCCGAAGGCAACAAGCTGACCATCATGGGAATCGACAAGCAACTGGTCGGCGAGGTGGCTGCCCAGATTCGCCGCGTGCGCCCGCCCGAACCGTTCAAGGGCAAGGGCATCAAGTACGCGGGTGAGCAGATCCGCCGCAAGGCCGGCAAGTCCGGCGGCAAGAAATAGCCGCCGTAATGCCACAAAAGGAATGACGCCATGAAGCTGACCAAGGAAGAACAGCGCAAACGTCGCAAGTTGCGCATCCGCAAGAAGATCTCCGGCTCGGCCGAACGGCCCAGGCTGGTCGTCTTCCGCTCCAACCGGCACATCTATGCCCAGTTGGTGAACGACGACACGGGGCAGACGATCTTGTCCTCCTCGACGCTCTCGCTCGTCAAGGCCGGGCAGGCCGTCAAGTTGGACAAGGCCTCGGCGGCCGTCGTCGGCAAGGACGTGGCCGAGAAGGCCAAGGCCATGAACATCGAGGCCGTCGTGTTCGACCGCAACGGCTACAAGTACCACGGCCGCATCCAGTCGCTCGCAGAGGGCGCCCGGGAAGCCGGACTGAAATTCTAAGGAGTGGAAGCCGTCATGGCCGAGACCAACGATACCGGACACATCGAAAAGATCGTCTACCTGAACCGCGTGGCCAAGGTCGTCAAGGGCGGCCGTCGTTTCAGCTTCAGCGCCCTGGTGGTGGTCGGCGACGGCAAGGGTAAGGTCGGCTGCGGCCTGGGCAAGGCCAACGAGGTCCCCGAGGCCATTCGCAAGGCCTCCGACCGCGCCAAAAAGGACATGATCGAGGTTCCCCTGATCGACGGCACCCTGCCGTATGAGATCCTGGGTGAATTCGGCGCCGCCAATGTGCTTCTCAAGCCCGCGAGCAAGGGTACCGGCATCATCGCCGGCGGCCCGGTGCGCGCGATCATGGAGGCCGCCGGCGTCAGCGACATCCTGACCAAGGCCATCGGCACCAACAATCCCCACAACGTGGTCAAGGCGGCCCTGGCCGGCTTAGCGTCGATCATCAGCGCCGACGCCATGTCCGACATCCGCGGCAAGGCCTTGTCCACGCCGAGGAAATAAGGGAGCGCCCGTCATGAAGATCACGCTCACGCGCAGCGCCATTGGCGCCACGCCGAAACAGCGCAAGGTGCTCGAGGCTCTGGGGCTGCGCAGCATCCGGCAAACCAAGATCTATCCCGACAATGACGCCATGCGCGGCATGGTCAAGCATGTCGCCCATTTGGTGGAGGTTCAGGAATAATGCAACTGCACGAACTCTATCCCTTCCCCGAGGAGCGGCAGACCAAGAAACGCCTTGGTCGCGGCCGTGGTTCGGGTCTCGGCAAGACCTCCGGCAAGGGCCATAAAGGCCAGCGTTCCCGCTCCGGCGGCGGCGTCAAGGCTGGATTCGAAGGCGGCCAGATGCCCCTTCAGCGTCGCCTGCCCAAGCGCGGCTTCAAGAATTTCAATCGCGTCGAATACGCTGCGTTGAATCTTGACGCCCTGGCCAAGGCCTTCGAGGGCCAGGCCGAGGTGACCCTTGAGGACATCTACACCAAGGGGCTGTGCTCCCGGAATCTTCCCGTGAAGATCCTGGGACGCGGCGAGCTTGCCGCCTCCATGACCATCGAAGCGCATCGCTTCAGCGTCACGGCCAAGGAAAAGATCGAGAAGGCCGGCGGCTCCGCCAAGGCCCTCGAAGCATAAACGACGGAAGGGGACATGGCCGCGTTAGGTGTCGAGAACATAGGCAAGCTTCCAGAATTGCGCAGAAAACTGCTCTGGACCTTTGCCCTGCTGGCTTTCTACAGGATCGGCATCCATATCCCCGTTCCCGGTGTGGACACGGCGGCTCTGACCGAATTCTTCGAGAGCATGCAGAACACCCTTTTCGGGCTGTTCGACATGTTCTCTGGCGGCGGCCTGTCCCGTATTTCGATCTTCGCCCTGGGCATCATGCCTTACATCTCGGCCTCGATCATCATGCAACTCCTCACGGTCGTCAGCCCCGAGCTGTCCAGACTGCAGAAGGAGGAGGGTGCCGAGGGCCGCAAGAAGATCACCCAGTACACGCGCTACGGCACGGTGCTGATCACGATCATCCAGGGTCTCGGCATCGCCATCGGCCTTGAGAGCATGACCAGCCCCACGGGCCTGCCCGTGGTGCTCGAACCGGGCTGGGGATTCAGAATGGTCACTGTGCTCACGCTCACGGCGGGCACCATTCTGGTCATGTGGCTTGGTGAGCAGATCACGGCCAAGGGCCTTGGCAACGGCATCTCGTTGATCATTTTTGCGGGTATCGTGGCCACCTTGCCCCGTGCGCTCATCAATACCTTCCAGCTTGTCGGCGCGGGCGAGATGAGCGTGTTCTTTTTGCTTATCCTGACCGTGATCATGGCTGGCGTGCTCATCGCCATCGTCACGGCCGAGAGGGCCCAGCGCCGCATTCCCATCCAGTACGCCAAGCGCCAGATGGGCAGAAAGATGTACGGCGGCCAGACCTCGCATCTGCCGCTCAAGCTGAACACTGCGGGCGTCATTCCGCCCATCTTCGCCTCCTCCATCCTCATGTTTCCGGGCACCATCGCCCAGTTCTCCGGAGTGGAGTGGCTGCAGACCGTGTCGACCTGGTTTGCTCCCGACGCGCTCATCTACAACGTTATCTTCGTGGCCTTGATCGTGTTCTTCTGCTACTTCTACACGGCGATCATCTTCGATCCGAACCAGATCGCCGAGAATCTCAAGAAGAGCGGCGGTTTCGTGCCCGGCATCCGCCCCGGCCAGAAGACCAAAGAATACATTGATCGCGTGTTGTCGCGCATCACCATCTGGGGTGCGACCTACATCTCCATCATCTGCGTGCTGCCAATGATCTTCATCGCGCAATTCAACGTCCCGTTCTACTTCGGAGGCACGTCGCTGCTGATTGTCGTGGGCGTGGCCATGGATTTCATGGGACAACTCGAATCCTACCTGATCTCGCGGCAGTACCAGGGACTTATGGAGAAGGCCGGAAGGGTCAAGGGCAGGCGCTAGGTGAAGAAGTATCGCGGCATCTTTCTGAAGAATGCTGCCGAGATAAGGATAATGCGCGAGGCCAATCGCATAGTGGCCCGCATACTCGACGCCCTTGAAAAAGCCGTGCGGCCGGGTGTCCCAACCATGCTCTTTGAAGAAATCGCCCAGGCCAAGTGCCGCGAGTACGGAGTCCGTCCGGCCTTTCAGGGCTACCACGGGTTTCCGTTCGCGCTGTGCTGCTCCGTCAACGAGGAGATCGTGCACGGGTTTCCGTCCGATCGACTCCTCAAGAACGGCGACATTGTCAGTTTCGACATGGGCGTGGTGTACGAAGGTTTTTACGGTGATTCCGCAAAGACCTTTACAGTCGGCGAGGTTTCAGGTAAGGCTAACGCCCTTCTCGATGCCACCAGGAGCGCCTTGGCGCACGGCATCGAGCAGGCGAGGCCCGGCAACGACCTGTACGACATCTCCAAGGCCATCCAGGAGTACGTGGAGGGCAAAGGGATGCATGTCGTACGGCGGTTTGTCGGGCACGGCATTGGCCGCAACCTGCACGAAAAGCCGGAAGTGCCGAACTTTGTTCCGCAGGGTTCGCCCTCCATCCCGCTGAAAGCAGGGATGGTCCTGGCCATCGAGCCGATGGTCACGCTGGGATCCCCGGAAGTGAAGGTGCTGGACGACAAGTGGACCGCGGTCACCAGGGACGGAAGCCTGGCCGCACATTTCGAGCACACCGTGGTGGTGACCGGAGACGGTCCCGAGATATTGAGCCTGTGACGCGGGCGGACGACGAGAGGGAGACAAGGTCATGAAGGTGAGACCGTCGGTCAAAAAGATTTGCCCCAAGTGCAAGATCATCAAACGCAAGGGCGTGTTGCGCGTCATTTGCGAAAACCCCAGGCACAAGCAGCGCCAGGGTTAGCGAGGGAATTTGAGTGGCTCGTATCGCTGGAGTCGAACTGCCGAGGAAGCGGCTGGACATCGCCCTGACCTATATCTACGGGATCGGCCGCACCACCGCGCTCAAGATCTGCGACGCCACCGGCGTCGAGTGGACCAAGAACGCCGATGACCTGAGCAATGACGAGGTCAACACGCTGCGTAAGGAAATCGAGAGCAGCTACAAGGTCGAGGGCGATCTGCGCCGCGAGATCACGACCAATATCAAGCGCCTCATGGACATCGGCTGCTATCGGGGCCTTCGGCACCGTAAGGGCCTGCCGGTGCGTGGTCAGAGCACCCATGCCAACGCCCGCACCCGTAAAGGGCCGCGTCCGAGTGTGGTGGGTCGCAAGAAAAAAGGCAAGTAAGCGGAAATCCATTCCGTTTGCGTTTCGCGAAATTTCGACTGTGGAGTAATGGTCATGGCCAAAGCGCGCCGTGTGACGAAGAAGAAGGAAAAGAAGAATATTCCCACGGGGATCGCCCATATCCAGGCGTCCTTCAACAACACCATCATCACCTTCACTGACATGAGGGGTAACGTGGTGTCGTGGGCATCTTCGGGCGGTAGCGGTTTCAAGGGGTCGCGCAAGTCTACCCCGTTCGCCGCTCAGGTGGCGGCCGAAACCGCCGCCAAGAAGGCACAGGAAAACGGCATGCGGTCCGTGGGCATTCTCGTCAAGGGCCCTGGTTCGGGTCGTGAGGCCGCCATGCGGGCCATCAACAATTCGGGCTTCAAGGTCACCTTCATCCGCGACGTGACGCCCATTCCCCACAACGGCTGCCGTCCGCCGAAGCGCCGCCGCGTCTAACCGAGGGAGGATTCAGTCTTGGCTCGTTACGATGGTCCCAAGTGCCGGGTCTGCCGCCGTGAAGGTGGCAAGCTCTTTTTGAAGGGCGACCGCTGCTACACCGACAAGTGCGCCTACGAACGCCGTCCCTACGCCCCTGGCCAGCATGGCCGCGGCCGCGTGAAGATGAGCGACTACGCTGTCATGTTGCGTGAAAAGCAGAAGGTCCGCCGCATGTACGGCGTTCTGGAAAACCAGTTCCGCCTGTACTTCCAGGAAGCCGACCGCAAGAAAGGCGTCACCGGCCACAATCTTCTGGCCCTGCTTGAGCAGCGCCTGGACAACGTCATCTACCGCATGGGCTTCGCCAACTCCCGTGACCAGGCGCGCCAGCTTGTTCGCCATGGCATTTTCAGCCTCAACGGCCGCCGGGTGAACATTCCGTCCATGCAGGTCAAGCCCGGAGACACGGTCCTCGTGCGCGAGGAGTCCCGCAAGGTGCCCGTGATCCAAGAAGCCCAGCAGGTTATCGCCCGTCGGGGATGTCCCGACTGGCTGGAGGTGGATGGGGAGAACTTCAAGGGCGTGGTCAAGGCGACCCCGCGCCGTGAAGACATCCAGCACCCCATCAACGAGCAGCTCATCGTCGAGTTGTACTCCAAGTAAGAGGACGACATGCTCATTCAGCAAGGCGACAAGTTCATCAATTCGCGCAACTGGTCCGAATTGGTCAAGCCCGAGCAGTTGGTCAAGGATGCCAAGACGGGCAACACCTACGGCAGGTTCGTTTGCGAACCCCTGGAGCGCGGCTTCGGGACGACCATCGGCAACGCGCTTCGCCGCGTGCTGCTCTCCTCGTTGCAGGGCGCGGCCATCGTGTCCGCCCGTATCGAGGGTGTGCATCACGAGTTCACGACCATTCCCGGCGTGATCGAAGACGTGACTGATATCATCCTGAACCTGAAGTCCGTCCGCCTGGCCATGAACACTGACGAACCGCAGACGCTGGTTCTCTCCGCCTCCAAGAAGGGCGCGGTCACCGCTGCCGCCATCAAGGAGAATCAGAACGTCCGG from Alkalidesulfovibrio alkalitolerans DSM 16529 includes:
- the rplE gene encoding 50S ribosomal protein L5, which encodes MTTLEKLYKEKIAPELTKEFGYKSSMQIPRLRSVHLNIGLGEASQNHKLIEEAVNELTRISGQKAVITKAKKSIASFKLREGQPVGCRVTLRGERMWDFIDKLVNFSLPRVRDFRGVQDKGFDGRGNFTMGVREHTIFPEIDIEKVDRVKGMNITFVTTASSDKESKQLLSLLGMPFRK
- the rplR gene encoding 50S ribosomal protein L18, which produces MKLTKEEQRKRRKLRIRKKISGSAERPRLVVFRSNRHIYAQLVNDDTGQTILSSSTLSLVKAGQAVKLDKASAAVVGKDVAEKAKAMNIEAVVFDRNGYKYHGRIQSLAEGAREAGLKF
- the rplF gene encoding 50S ribosomal protein L6, with protein sequence MSRIGKNHIDLPSGVEVRVGIDTIEIKGPKGALITPRHEKIAYEIEGSTVRLTRVDESRAAREQHGLRRTLLANCVEGVTKGYQKELEVVGVGYKLQVQGASVVLSVGYSHPVNFPLPKGIEAKAEGNKLTIMGIDKQLVGEVAAQIRRVRPPEPFKGKGIKYAGEQIRRKAGKSGGKK
- the rpmC gene encoding 50S ribosomal protein L29, with product MEMKAIRELDAGKLDAKLAEFRQELFNLRFQHATAQLENTQRIKAVKQSIARILTVKNDSGKA
- the rplN gene encoding 50S ribosomal protein L14 yields the protein MIQVQSRLDVADNSGAKEVMCIKVLGGSKRRYASVGDIIVVSVKDAMPHAKVKKGDVMFAVVVRTKKEIGRPDGTFIKFDNNSAVILSKQFEPVGTRIFGPVARELRGKNFMKIVSLAPEVL
- the rpsC gene encoding 30S ribosomal protein S3, with the translated sequence MGQKVHPYGFRLGYNKNWLSRWFSKKDYPGFVLEDDKIRKYAKKVLFHAGISKIEIERAGGKVRIIVHTARPGIVIGRKGVEIEKIRDNMRKKFGREIAIEVVEIRRPETDAQLVAESIATQLERRVAFRRAMKRTVGIARKFGAEGIKVACAGRLAGAEIARSEWYRDGRVPLQTLRADLDFGFAEAKTTYGVIGVKVWIFKGEILDEVEQ
- the rpsD gene encoding 30S ribosomal protein S4, whose amino-acid sequence is MARYDGPKCRVCRREGGKLFLKGDRCYTDKCAYERRPYAPGQHGRGRVKMSDYAVMLREKQKVRRMYGVLENQFRLYFQEADRKKGVTGHNLLALLEQRLDNVIYRMGFANSRDQARQLVRHGIFSLNGRRVNIPSMQVKPGDTVLVREESRKVPVIQEAQQVIARRGCPDWLEVDGENFKGVVKATPRREDIQHPINEQLIVELYSK
- the rpsK gene encoding 30S ribosomal protein S11 is translated as MAKARRVTKKKEKKNIPTGIAHIQASFNNTIITFTDMRGNVVSWASSGGSGFKGSRKSTPFAAQVAAETAAKKAQENGMRSVGILVKGPGSGREAAMRAINNSGFKVTFIRDVTPIPHNGCRPPKRRRV
- the secY gene encoding preprotein translocase subunit SecY → MAALGVENIGKLPELRRKLLWTFALLAFYRIGIHIPVPGVDTAALTEFFESMQNTLFGLFDMFSGGGLSRISIFALGIMPYISASIIMQLLTVVSPELSRLQKEEGAEGRKKITQYTRYGTVLITIIQGLGIAIGLESMTSPTGLPVVLEPGWGFRMVTVLTLTAGTILVMWLGEQITAKGLGNGISLIIFAGIVATLPRALINTFQLVGAGEMSVFFLLILTVIMAGVLIAIVTAERAQRRIPIQYAKRQMGRKMYGGQTSHLPLKLNTAGVIPPIFASSILMFPGTIAQFSGVEWLQTVSTWFAPDALIYNVIFVALIVFFCYFYTAIIFDPNQIAENLKKSGGFVPGIRPGQKTKEYIDRVLSRITIWGATYISIICVLPMIFIAQFNVPFYFGGTSLLIVVGVAMDFMGQLESYLISRQYQGLMEKAGRVKGRR
- the rpsQ gene encoding 30S ribosomal protein S17 translates to MIEKKSNKREFVGEVVSDKNDKTIVVSVETLVKHPLLGKYIRRRNKFMAHDPNNECAIGDKVQIVESRPLSARKRWHLVKIVEKAV
- the rplV gene encoding 50S ribosomal protein L22, with the protein product MEAKAVAKFVRISPRKTRLVADNIKGMPVEDAMNVLRFTPKKAAKELNKVLRSAIANAGQLPGVDVDSLYIKSVIVNEGPTWKRIMPRAMGRAYRILKRTSHITIVVDES
- the rpsS gene encoding 30S ribosomal protein S19 encodes the protein MPRSLKKGPFVDASIVKKVQKAAETQDRRVIKTWSRRSTILPDMVGMTFAVHNGRKFIPVFVTENMVGHKLGEFAPTRTFFGHSVDKKSKAAGKK
- the rplP gene encoding 50S ribosomal protein L16; translation: MLAPKRLKFRKRQKGRLKGNAQTGNLVSFGEVGLKCLEHGKITAQQIEAARIAITRHVKRGGKVWIRIFPDHPITAKPAEVRQGKGKGAPVGWVAPVQPGRIMYELAGVDIEVAKVALTRAAHKLPVKTAIVVREAI
- the rpmD gene encoding 50S ribosomal protein L30 yields the protein MKITLTRSAIGATPKQRKVLEALGLRSIRQTKIYPDNDAMRGMVKHVAHLVEVQE
- the rpsM gene encoding 30S ribosomal protein S13 → MARIAGVELPRKRLDIALTYIYGIGRTTALKICDATGVEWTKNADDLSNDEVNTLRKEIESSYKVEGDLRREITTNIKRLMDIGCYRGLRHRKGLPVRGQSTHANARTRKGPRPSVVGRKKKGK
- the rplX gene encoding 50S ribosomal protein L24, which produces MEAKNYRVRKDDKVQILAGKDKGKVGKVLKVLKKRDCVIVEKVNVVKRHTRGNPYSGQAGGILDKEAPIHVSNVAVVCDACTKATRVGYRYTEDGTKVRFCKKCNEIIKAG
- the rpsH gene encoding 30S ribosomal protein S8 → MAVSDPVADMLARLRNAHQGLHAKVNVPVSKMKADIARILKDEGFIADYEVGERDMVVTLKYVGGKPVITGTKKVSKPGRRVYVGVGEIPRVRNGLGICVLSTSKGVMDGERAATEKVGGELLCEIW
- the rplO gene encoding 50S ribosomal protein L15 yields the protein MQLHELYPFPEERQTKKRLGRGRGSGLGKTSGKGHKGQRSRSGGGVKAGFEGGQMPLQRRLPKRGFKNFNRVEYAALNLDALAKAFEGQAEVTLEDIYTKGLCSRNLPVKILGRGELAASMTIEAHRFSVTAKEKIEKAGGSAKALEA
- the rpsE gene encoding 30S ribosomal protein S5 — its product is MAETNDTGHIEKIVYLNRVAKVVKGGRRFSFSALVVVGDGKGKVGCGLGKANEVPEAIRKASDRAKKDMIEVPLIDGTLPYEILGEFGAANVLLKPASKGTGIIAGGPVRAIMEAAGVSDILTKAIGTNNPHNVVKAALAGLASIISADAMSDIRGKALSTPRK
- the rpmJ gene encoding 50S ribosomal protein L36; its protein translation is MKVRPSVKKICPKCKIIKRKGVLRVICENPRHKQRQG
- a CDS encoding type Z 30S ribosomal protein S14, whose translation is MARTSLMVKARRKPKFSARAYNRCPICGRSRAYLRRYGVCRICFRNKALRGELPGVRKSSW
- the map gene encoding type I methionyl aminopeptidase — its product is MKKYRGIFLKNAAEIRIMREANRIVARILDALEKAVRPGVPTMLFEEIAQAKCREYGVRPAFQGYHGFPFALCCSVNEEIVHGFPSDRLLKNGDIVSFDMGVVYEGFYGDSAKTFTVGEVSGKANALLDATRSALAHGIEQARPGNDLYDISKAIQEYVEGKGMHVVRRFVGHGIGRNLHEKPEVPNFVPQGSPSIPLKAGMVLAIEPMVTLGSPEVKVLDDKWTAVTRDGSLAAHFEHTVVVTGDGPEILSL